In the genome of Photobacterium sp. TLY01, one region contains:
- a CDS encoding META domain-containing protein, producing the protein MKKHLLTAMGTALLLSACAGTGGNTTADTSADLTQYEWELSKIDNQAVTIPSRGAVPTLGFENNTMAHGHSGCNRYFGSAELKDGQFRIEKMGMTMMACPDDAMKLERVMSDTLSQWSKAEVKGNTLTLSNNQHTLTFTATQPM; encoded by the coding sequence GGGCACTGCCCTGCTGTTATCTGCCTGCGCCGGAACCGGTGGCAACACAACGGCTGACACTTCTGCTGATCTGACACAATATGAGTGGGAACTGTCCAAGATCGACAATCAGGCCGTCACTATCCCGAGCAGGGGCGCCGTACCGACTCTGGGATTTGAAAATAACACCATGGCACATGGGCATTCCGGCTGTAACCGCTATTTCGGTTCTGCCGAGCTGAAAGACGGCCAGTTCCGCATTGAAAAAATGGGCATGACCATGATGGCCTGCCCGGATGATGCGATGAAACTGGAACGTGTGATGAGTGATACTTTAAGCCAGTGGAGCAAAGCCGAAGTCAAAGGCAATACGCTGACGCTCAGTAATAATCAGCATACTCTGACTTTCACCGCCACCCAACCCATGTAA
- a CDS encoding CHASE domain-containing protein — protein MKRQRLTLIGLLLSAGLLLSIVMLFFFSHLETRRIQQEFESDVTEASHAFIQAMNSHFEALYTLQLNLDTHGIPDAQGFTALTDKILARFPAITALEWIPEVAQADRASLEQRANAWLPGYVITEQVASGERVTASERAIYYPVYYVEPVTGNEAVIGYDLGSHSLRFEAIQRARDTGQLQLTVPLQIQRNDVVAQGILSLLPVYEFPEPMSETERQDSLLGFVAGVFNPAQIFLSSPGLTQVKPFALTLIDTQAPQSNKLVFSLVPVSDTGPVSQQKHYHYSQKALTQEAIAREYAPDYRYVHQVLSKGGRRWVIEATPMQDYIRQHQSSTPWWVFWGVNAFFAVAALVCFFVFQRGQHYLDNLNQQHDRLLAVNEKLERMSLIDPLTGIANQRAFEESLDKAVRIARREKSPLVVVLIQIDDYADFVRQCPQDMYESSLRMLANELGRTLKRPADMVARLDDDRFAAVLPNTNNGEVVARLLRAAAERLNLANSDMSANPYLTVSVGAITVFDLQGFTAEALFHQTEALLYQAQQEGLNKVSAEVRQQQASTEQALS, from the coding sequence ATGAAGCGACAACGTCTTACATTGATTGGCTTACTCTTGTCAGCCGGGTTGCTCTTGTCGATAGTCATGTTGTTTTTTTTCTCTCACCTGGAGACACGCCGCATTCAGCAGGAATTTGAATCGGATGTTACAGAAGCCTCACACGCTTTTATCCAGGCGATGAACAGTCATTTTGAAGCGCTGTATACCCTGCAACTGAATCTGGACACGCATGGGATTCCGGACGCCCAAGGTTTCACGGCACTGACAGATAAAATTCTGGCCCGTTTTCCGGCGATTACGGCTCTGGAGTGGATTCCCGAAGTCGCACAGGCCGATCGTGCCAGCTTGGAGCAACGGGCGAATGCGTGGCTGCCCGGCTATGTGATTACCGAACAGGTCGCATCCGGTGAGCGTGTCACGGCCAGCGAGCGTGCGATTTATTATCCGGTTTACTATGTCGAGCCTGTCACCGGAAACGAAGCCGTCATCGGCTATGATCTGGGGTCGCATTCACTGCGTTTTGAGGCGATTCAGCGCGCCAGAGATACCGGCCAGCTGCAACTGACTGTCCCGCTACAGATCCAGCGCAATGATGTGGTTGCTCAGGGTATCCTCAGCCTGTTGCCCGTGTATGAATTCCCTGAACCGATGTCGGAGACTGAACGGCAGGACAGCCTGCTGGGTTTTGTGGCTGGGGTGTTTAATCCTGCACAGATTTTTCTCTCCTCACCTGGCTTAACTCAGGTCAAACCCTTTGCACTGACACTGATTGATACACAGGCCCCCCAGTCAAACAAGCTGGTATTTAGTCTGGTCCCTGTGTCGGATACCGGGCCGGTTAGCCAGCAAAAGCATTACCACTACAGCCAGAAAGCGCTGACTCAGGAGGCGATCGCCCGCGAGTATGCGCCTGATTATCGCTACGTTCATCAGGTCCTGAGCAAAGGCGGGCGACGCTGGGTGATTGAAGCCACACCGATGCAGGATTATATCCGTCAGCATCAGTCATCCACACCCTGGTGGGTGTTCTGGGGCGTGAACGCATTTTTTGCCGTCGCCGCTTTGGTCTGTTTTTTTGTGTTCCAGCGGGGTCAGCACTATCTGGATAATCTGAATCAGCAACATGACAGATTGCTGGCTGTGAACGAAAAACTGGAACGCATGAGCCTGATCGACCCGCTGACAGGAATCGCGAACCAGCGGGCGTTTGAAGAAAGCCTCGACAAAGCAGTCAGAATTGCACGGCGGGAGAAATCCCCACTGGTGGTGGTGCTGATCCAAATTGATGACTATGCGGATTTTGTCCGTCAGTGTCCGCAGGACATGTATGAGTCCAGCCTCAGGATGCTGGCTAATGAACTGGGCAGAACATTGAAACGTCCTGCCGATATGGTGGCACGGCTTGATGATGACAGGTTTGCTGCTGTTTTGCCGAATACCAACAATGGCGAAGTCGTTGCCCGGCTTTTACGTGCCGCTGCGGAGCGCCTGAACCTGGCCAACAGTGACATGAGTGCCAACCCTTATCTGACGGTCTCTGTGGGCGCGATAACTGTTTTTGACCTTCAGGGATTTACCGCTGAAGCTTTGTTTCATCAAACAGAAGCTTTGCTGTATCAGGCACAGCAGGAAGGACTGAATAAGGTAAGCGCGGAGGTTCGTCAGCAACAAGCATCAACTGAACAGGCGCTCAGTTGA
- the metR gene encoding HTH-type transcriptional regulator MetR: MIEIKHLRTLAVLRDTGSLTATATTLCLTQSALSHQIKDLEQRIGAPLFLRKTRPVRFTAEGDILLKLADDLMPRIARAEHELANLKEDAKGRLHMAIECHSCFQWLMPALKEYQINWPAVSLDFSSGFSFEPIPALAAGELDLVITSDINPRAEVHYEPLFDFEMRLVVSPQSPLAELSTIKPADLASQTMLTYPVQKNRLDVVKHFLQPAGIEPKVWKQADNTLMLVQMVSAGLGVAALPNWAIHDFARQGLIASKPLGQGLWRRLYAAIRASEKERHYLQAFFATARQQCQTHLEGIKAA; this comes from the coding sequence ATGATTGAAATAAAGCACCTTCGCACATTAGCGGTACTGAGAGACACAGGCTCCCTGACGGCAACGGCGACGACGCTTTGTCTGACCCAGTCGGCGTTATCTCACCAGATTAAAGATCTTGAGCAACGGATTGGCGCGCCGCTGTTTTTACGCAAAACCCGTCCGGTCAGATTCACCGCGGAAGGCGACATCCTGCTGAAACTGGCTGATGATTTGATGCCCCGTATCGCACGCGCCGAACATGAACTGGCCAATTTAAAAGAAGACGCCAAAGGCCGGCTGCATATGGCAATTGAGTGTCACTCCTGCTTTCAATGGCTGATGCCTGCACTGAAGGAGTACCAGATAAACTGGCCGGCAGTGAGCCTGGACTTTTCATCCGGTTTCAGTTTTGAGCCGATACCGGCTCTGGCTGCCGGGGAACTGGACCTGGTGATCACCTCCGATATCAACCCGCGTGCGGAGGTACACTATGAACCTCTGTTCGATTTTGAGATGCGCCTTGTGGTGTCACCACAGTCTCCGCTTGCCGAACTGAGCACCATTAAACCGGCTGATCTCGCCAGCCAGACCATGCTGACCTATCCGGTGCAAAAAAATCGCTTGGATGTGGTGAAACATTTTCTGCAGCCTGCCGGCATTGAACCGAAAGTCTGGAAGCAAGCCGATAACACCCTGATGCTGGTACAAATGGTGTCGGCTGGTTTGGGCGTCGCAGCGCTGCCCAACTGGGCGATTCATGATTTCGCACGCCAGGGATTAATCGCCAGTAAACCACTGGGACAGGGTTTGTGGCGACGACTGTATGCGGCGATCCGTGCATCAGAAAAAGAACGCCATTACCTTCAGGCTTTTTTTGCGACAGCCCGGCAACAGTGCCAGACCCACCTTGAAGGCATTAAAGCGGCCTGA
- a CDS encoding DUF4250 domain-containing protein: MEISNLLNMDANIVLGIVNERLRLECDTIDDLSSRYELDKDQLREKMESLGYRYDPISNQFK, from the coding sequence GTGGAAATCAGTAACTTGCTGAACATGGACGCGAATATTGTACTTGGCATCGTCAATGAAAGGCTGCGCCTGGAATGCGATACCATTGATGATCTCTCCAGCCGCTATGAGCTGGATAAGGATCAGCTCAGAGAAAAAATGGAATCTCTGGGCTATCGTTATGATCCCATTTCCAATCAGTTTAAATAA
- a CDS encoding GGDEF domain-containing protein: MISTDNHYHRLLCHALKLYIPDLWSAKAHTQSFQNTRSGYLRSRISLLCIVWAVLIIAWIPFDFFYLKTGEDTRIASARLVLALFLIGIAKVNETHTTLRQSQWCMTLLVLGLNLFYIYCIWVLGFPKVYSGFEYGYTLLPILHVAILTILPITLKESLCLLAFTAVTEITVDLQTGTVLMPETLANYWLQNVLAIVVIWSQLSKLYMLMRLYRQATLDPLTGIYNRRMLLQQAQKAMENCQAKRQPFSLLLFDIDRFKRINDTWGHGVGDKVLRGFANHLQLASRKTDLFGRYGGEEFILCLPCCDTLTAQKIADRMLADIRSLKLPTDIEETHVSITACIGIATFTSGDSLMTMIDRADRALYECKDAGRDCYRFHPYGYQYRDRRKPLEAVVEANSEA, from the coding sequence ATGATATCGACTGATAACCACTACCATAGGCTGCTGTGCCATGCGCTCAAGCTCTATATTCCGGATCTGTGGAGTGCCAAAGCGCACACCCAAAGCTTCCAGAATACGCGAAGCGGATACCTGCGCAGCCGAATTTCTCTGCTCTGTATTGTCTGGGCAGTACTGATCATTGCATGGATACCTTTTGATTTTTTTTACCTGAAAACAGGAGAAGATACCCGCATCGCCAGCGCCCGTTTAGTTCTGGCTTTATTTTTAATCGGTATTGCCAAAGTCAACGAGACGCACACCACCTTACGTCAGTCACAATGGTGCATGACACTCTTGGTGCTGGGACTGAACCTGTTTTACATCTATTGCATCTGGGTACTGGGTTTTCCCAAAGTGTACAGCGGTTTTGAATACGGCTATACACTGCTGCCGATTTTACATGTCGCTATTTTAACGATTCTGCCGATTACGCTAAAGGAAAGTCTGTGCCTGCTGGCCTTCACCGCGGTCACCGAAATCACCGTCGATTTACAGACAGGTACAGTCCTGATGCCGGAAACACTGGCCAACTACTGGTTACAGAATGTGCTGGCAATCGTCGTCATCTGGTCGCAACTATCCAAGCTTTACATGTTGATGCGTTTGTACCGTCAGGCCACACTGGATCCGCTCACCGGTATTTACAACCGGCGCATGTTGCTGCAACAAGCTCAGAAAGCGATGGAAAATTGTCAGGCCAAACGCCAGCCTTTTTCACTGCTGCTGTTTGACATTGATCGGTTCAAACGCATCAATGATACCTGGGGGCATGGCGTTGGCGACAAAGTGCTGCGGGGCTTTGCCAATCACCTGCAACTGGCTTCGCGAAAAACCGATCTGTTCGGACGTTATGGTGGCGAAGAATTTATTCTTTGCCTGCCCTGCTGCGATACCTTAACAGCGCAAAAAATTGCAGACCGGATGTTAGCCGATATCCGCTCACTGAAACTGCCGACGGATATCGAAGAAACCCATGTGTCGATCACCGCCTGCATCGGCATTGCGACTTTTACCTCAGGCGACAGCCTGATGACCATGATAGACCGAGCTGACCGCGCATTATACGAATGCAAAGATGCCGGTCGCGACTGCTACCGTTTCCATCCTTACGGCTATCAGTACCGTGACAGACGCAAGCCATTAGAAGCTGTCGTTGAAGCCAACAGCGAGGCTTAG
- a CDS encoding MFS transporter yields the protein MIEIHSSAYRRASFALALGSFLVFCNLYLFQPLLPVMTEAFSVSATKVNWLLAAGTLALALTLVPWAVSSEMIGRRRVMLISLFLLPVVGVLMLLAESLLILSLARALMGASLAGFAAVAVAYMAEEFSPKALSLAVGGYISANSLGGIAGRLFGGFASDAWGWQGAVLGMAIFSLIGALVVARLLPQQQHFTPQRGQLRHHTKHVIRHLQQPVLWIPMLIGGINFALFVNLYSVMGFRLVSPPYSLPVSWASLIFLCYLSGTLTAKLSGSWSIRYKPVSGMILGTTISALGMWVAALDSVSAMLSGLLLISSGAFFTHSLAYAWVSQKAKTGKATATALYLVHYYVGGSLGGFYLITCWQHWSWYGVLVGGTVLYLALYALCWRLGRKQATEPVASVAV from the coding sequence GTGATAGAAATCCATAGCTCTGCCTATCGCCGGGCCAGTTTTGCGCTGGCACTTGGCTCGTTTCTGGTGTTTTGTAATCTGTATCTCTTTCAGCCACTGCTGCCTGTGATGACAGAGGCTTTCTCCGTGAGTGCCACCAAAGTGAACTGGCTGCTGGCGGCCGGGACACTGGCGCTGGCACTGACACTGGTACCATGGGCTGTCAGCTCTGAAATGATTGGCCGGCGCAGGGTCATGCTGATCAGTCTGTTTTTATTGCCGGTTGTCGGTGTGCTCATGCTATTGGCTGAAAGCTTGTTGATATTGAGTCTTGCCCGGGCCCTGATGGGGGCCTCGCTGGCAGGGTTTGCTGCCGTTGCTGTGGCCTATATGGCTGAGGAGTTTTCGCCGAAAGCTTTGTCACTGGCGGTCGGCGGTTATATCAGTGCCAACTCACTGGGCGGTATTGCCGGGCGGCTGTTTGGCGGTTTTGCTTCTGATGCCTGGGGCTGGCAGGGGGCGGTGCTGGGGATGGCAATCTTCAGTTTGATTGGCGCTCTGGTGGTCGCCAGATTATTGCCGCAGCAGCAACATTTCACCCCGCAGCGCGGTCAGCTCAGGCATCACACAAAACACGTGATCCGGCATTTACAGCAACCGGTCTTGTGGATCCCGATGCTGATTGGCGGTATCAACTTTGCCTTGTTTGTGAATTTGTATTCCGTGATGGGGTTCAGACTGGTTTCACCGCCTTATTCCTTGCCGGTCAGCTGGGCATCTTTGATATTTCTGTGTTATTTGAGCGGCACGCTCACTGCAAAACTCAGTGGCAGCTGGAGTATCCGATATAAGCCGGTGAGCGGCATGATACTGGGGACAACAATCAGTGCATTGGGCATGTGGGTTGCCGCGCTGGATTCTGTGTCGGCCATGCTCAGCGGTTTGCTGCTCATCAGCTCCGGTGCATTTTTCACCCACTCCCTGGCGTATGCCTGGGTGAGCCAGAAAGCGAAAACAGGCAAAGCCACGGCAACCGCCCTTTACCTTGTGCATTATTATGTCGGCGGGAGCCTGGGCGGATTTTATCTGATCACCTGCTGGCAGCACTGGAGCTGGTATGGGGTGCTGGTGGGCGGCACTGTGTTGTATCTGGCACTGTATGCCTTGTGCTGGCGCCTTGGAAGAAAGCAGGCCACCGAGCCGGTCGCATCGGTGGCGGTCTGA
- a CDS encoding LysR family transcriptional regulator: MDIRQLTYFMTIAENGSFTKAAEKLHIAQPALSIAIKKFEQQLEMPLFHRSDRQIVLTHEGEVLIQHARLILQQVDDAKIAMAELKGLQKGEVRLGVPSMLGSYFFPDILMGFKSRYPNLKLTLVEAGTQSIRLMLLNGELDLGVIRSADLPDSLEAEPLLTSEMVAVVSPNHEFARQSSVSFEQFFSQELVMFKQGYFHRDYIDHVCQTHQLKQHIAFETNLLPMILSIIRQEFAISALLEMVTRHESGLAAVPFEQPVQLSLAIAWRKNGYLSIADRAFMEFIKDHQRHRRCQSV; this comes from the coding sequence ATGGACATTCGCCAGCTTACTTATTTCATGACCATTGCAGAGAACGGCAGTTTCACGAAAGCCGCAGAAAAACTGCACATTGCCCAGCCGGCTTTAAGCATTGCAATTAAGAAATTCGAGCAACAGTTAGAGATGCCCTTATTTCACCGCAGTGATCGCCAGATCGTGCTGACGCACGAAGGCGAAGTACTGATTCAGCATGCCCGCTTAATTTTGCAACAGGTGGATGATGCAAAGATCGCCATGGCGGAACTGAAGGGATTACAAAAAGGTGAAGTCCGGCTGGGTGTGCCCAGTATGCTGGGGTCGTATTTTTTCCCCGACATTCTGATGGGGTTTAAATCCCGCTACCCCAATCTCAAACTAACGCTGGTCGAAGCCGGCACCCAGTCAATCCGTCTGATGCTGCTGAACGGAGAGCTGGATTTGGGTGTCATCCGAAGTGCCGATCTCCCCGACAGCCTTGAAGCTGAACCGTTACTCACGTCTGAAATGGTGGCTGTCGTCAGCCCGAACCACGAATTTGCCCGGCAGTCCTCGGTGTCGTTCGAACAATTCTTCAGCCAGGAGCTGGTGATGTTCAAGCAAGGGTACTTTCATCGCGACTATATCGACCATGTCTGTCAGACACACCAGCTCAAACAGCACATTGCATTTGAAACGAACCTGTTACCTATGATCCTGAGTATCATCCGGCAGGAATTTGCCATCTCCGCGTTACTGGAAATGGTCACCCGGCACGAATCCGGCCTGGCAGCCGTGCCTTTTGAGCAACCGGTCCAACTGAGTCTGGCTATCGCCTGGCGAAAAAATGGCTATCTGTCGATTGCTGACCGGGCATTCATGGAATTTATCAAAGACCATCAGCGCCATCGCCGATGCCAATCCGTGTAA